TTGCAGTTGAAAAACAAGCGGAATATTCTTGTGGCGATTTTAGCAGCTGGGGTTGTTTTAGGCGGGATCTATCATACGGTGCCATCCTTTCAGCAACGTGTTCAGTCGATAGCTAATCCACAGGAACAATCCAATGTTGAACGTAGACTGCTTTGGCAAAGTGCTTGGAATATGTTTACAGACCATCCTTTGACCGGAGTGGGAATGGCAAATTTTAAGCAGAATTATCAAGAGCATTATATTCTTCTAGAGGCGAAGGAACCGCATCTTGGTCATGCACATAACAATTTTATGCATGTATTGGCAGAATGTGGTATTTTGGGAATAGTGGCATTGTCAACTCTTTGGGGATATCTGTTTATCTATGGCATAAAAGGATGGCATAATAAAAAGAATCCTGTGTTCCTGTTGAGTTTATCTGTACTAGTAGGGGTAGTTTTACATGGGCTTACAGAATATACTTGGGGGACTGCGTTGACAGTAAAGTTGTTTTGGTTGTCAATGGCGTTATGCATAAAATGGGTTGACTTAGAGTAATAATGGAATAATAATTAGTGATAAAGCTACGCAATTTATAAGGATAGTAATCGTGGGGCGTTTTTTACTTTGATAATGGAGTGGGGGAGGGGGGAGCGTCAAGATAATAATGTGATGAGGAATGCTATTATGAGCTTTAACGAAGATGTTTAAAAAAGGTGAATAATTTTTTCAAGGCTTTGGATAATTTAAAAGAGATTGTGGGGAAAGAACCTCCTTATGATGCTATAACAGAAGCTGGAACGGTTTCTTTGTTTGAGATATGTTTTGAACAGGCATGGAAGGCTATGAAGGAACGGCTGGAATATCATGGATATGGGGAGAGAAAGCTGGGGTCGCCTAATTCGATTATCAAGCAGGGATGATTGATGCTGAGGGGGTTGACACGATGCATTGAAGGCACGCAATAATGTTGTTCATTCATACAGTGATGAAATTGCTTTGCAGATAATCAGGGAGACGCAGGAACGTTTCTTGCCAATGTTTGTGACGTTGCGGATGAATATCGAAGATGATTGGTTATGAGGTACTGAAGATGGACTTGCCAAAACATGTACACGAGGGGATTATTGAACTGGCGAAGAAATATAAGGTAAAGAAGGTAATTCTTTTTGGTAGCCGTGCACGAGGAGACAACTGGGAATGGAGTGACATAGATTTGGCAATATCTGGCGGGAATCGAACGATGTTTTCTCTAGATGTAGATGAGATTGTGATTGTGCCAACACTGCTGATGTACGATGTGGTGGATTTGGATAGTGCCTGCAATGAAGACTTGCGGGCAGAGATAGAACGAGACGGTGTGGTTTTATATGAGGCTGTGTGATTGGCTTGCGTGGTAGTTATGATGTTAACTGCGCCTTTCGTGAATGTGAGTAGGGATATGACAGAAGTGATTGTGAGGTGCTAAAATGGATTTATTAAAATTACTCCTGGAATTTATAAAAATAATACCGAATAAGTTTATTGATAGTATGTTAGCTCGTAATTCCCGTAAGAGGGATATATGTGCATATATTGTGAATAGAATATATGTAAGTGGCAGATTAGAAGATATCAGTTTTCGAGCTATATGTGATAGTTTGGGAATTGAGAATATATATGAGTTAAAGAACGAGTTTCGAATGATTTCATTAAGCGATGAGCTATGTAATTACATTTGTGATGAAAAAACGAATATTCCTATAGATGAGAAGCGGAAGTTATTTGATTTTGTTCAAAAAGAGAAGCGTAGGATTGACAAACTGGTAGATGTGTATCCTTATAGTGCTACAGAGCGATATTTGTATAGAAATAAAAGAAGTATAGCAGCACTAACATTATTTATGACCATAATTTACTTGATGCTTACATATGATCAGAATGTCCCTTTACTTATAAGTGGTGTAATTGCCGTAACTGTCCTGGTTCCAGGTGCAATAGGCGTTTCGTTGGCTACGGATATGCTGTTTAGTAAAGATGATGCTGATTGGCAAAGACCAGTTCCTGTAGCGCAACTATTTAATTTCTTGTATGATAGATTTTCGATATTCAAAAAGTTTTTTAATCATTATGAGAAATGATGTGTATGTTGCTTCGACGACGCTTGGAGTGGTGGCGTGGGATAGTTGGCTTTTTTCCTGCGTTTGCGGTATAATGTTGTTCTAGGTGAAAACGCGCCCGTGGTAAGGGACTCTATGTCCCTAGGGCTGTGAGATATGGAGAGTGAGTGTAGTGTTAGACATTAAATTTGTCCGAGAGCATCTGGATGAAGTGAAGCAGATGTTGAAGAACCGTTGTAATTCGTTGAATCTGGATGATTTTTCTTCCCTGGAGCAGGAGCGCCGTAGCCTTCTGCAGCAGACGGAGACGCTGAAGGCGGAGCGTAATGAGGTTTCCAAGGTCATCAGTCAGATGAAGAAGAACAAGGAGAACGCTGACGACAAGATTGCGGAGATGCGTGCCGTAGGCGAGAAGATTTCGGCTTTGGATGCCCAACTCAAGGATGTTGAGGAGAAGCTACGGGATATTCTGCTGCATATTCCGAATATGCCTAAGGCTGATGTGCCCATTGGCAAGGACGATACGGAAAATCCGGAAGTACGCAAATGGGGCACGCCGAAAGAGTTCTCCTTCGAACCGAAGGCACACTGGGATATCGGTACGGATTTGGACATTCTCGATGCTGACCGTGCCGCTAAAGTTACCGGTGCCCGTTTTATGTTCTACAAGGGCCTGGGCGCTCGCTTGGAACGTGCCTGCATCAACTTTATGATGGATTTGCATGCCACGAAGCATGGCTATACGGAAATGCTGGCGCCTTACATTGCCAACAAGGACAGCATGACGGGCACGGGCCAGCTGCCGAAGTTTGCCGAAGATATGTTCAAGCTGGAAGGCATGGACTATTATCTGGTGCCGACGGCTGAAGTGCCGACCACGAACTACCATCGTGATGAAATTCTCGATGGCGACAAGCTGCCGGAATACTACAGCGCTTACACGGCTTGCTTCCGTGCAGAAGCAGGCAGTGCTGGTCGTGATACCCGTGGCCTTATCCGTCAGCATCAGTTCAACAAGGTTGAGCTGATTAAGTTCGTTAAGCCGGAAACGAGCTGGGACGAACTCGAATCCATGGTGGATGCTGCCGAAGATGTTCTGCGCATTCTGGAACTGCCGTATCATGTGGTACAGCTTTGCACGGGCGATATGAGCTTTACTTCTGCCAAGACTTATGATATCGAAGTATGGTTCCCGTCACAGGGCAAGTACCGTGAGATTTCTTCCTGCTCCAACTGCCTGGACTATCAGGCTCGCCGTGCTAATATCAAGTTCCGCCGCGATGCCAAGTCCAAGCCGGAATTTGTGCACACGCTGAATGGTTCCGGTCTGGCTGTTGGCCGTACGGTTGCCGCAATTCTGGAAAACTATCAGCAGGAAGATGGCTCGGTTATCGTACCGAAGGCGCTGGTTCCTTACATGGGCGGCGTAGAGGTTATTCGCTAAGCTAGTGGTGTTACTTTTCTTTGGTGCAAAGAAAAGTAACCAAAAGAAACAGCGGACTGAAATCACATCACGTGATTTACGTCCGCGAGCGCCCTTCCTTGGGCGCTGGGTGTGAATTGAGATCACATGTGTTGTGGGCGTATGTACAATTATACAGTTATTGATTATTGAAGTGTCGCTTACGACTGGACAAAATTCGCTCTTTGCGGTAAGATAGATAGGTGTATTTATCTATTTTTATCGCAAGGAGCGAAATTTTTTTGTAAGAAGGTGTATTTGTTGGAAAGAAGTGGATTTTCCACCCGTTTAGGGTTTATTCTGGTATCGGCGGGGTGCGCTATTGGTTTAGGTAATGTGTGGCGTTTCCCCTATATTACCGGTCAGTATGGCGGTGCGTCCTTTGTGCTGATTTATCTGCTGTTTTTGGCTATCTTGGGGCTGCCGATTATGGTGGCGGAGTTTGCGGTAGGGCGTGCCAGTATCCGCAGTGCGGCGATGTCCTTTGATGTGCTGGAGCCGAAAGGAACCAAGTGGCACTGGCATAAGTATACGGCTATTGGCGGTAATATGATTCTGATGATGTTCTATACTACCGTGGCCGGCTGGATGCTTTATTATCTTTATAAAACGGCGACTGGGGCTTTTGATGGTTTGGATGCCGCAGGCATTGGTGCTGTTTTTGGTAATTTGCTGCAGGACCCCGTGACTATGGGGGGCTATATGATGGCCATTGTCGTACTGTGCGGCGGTGTTTGCTATCTCGGTGTGGAAGCCGGTGTTGAGCGCATCACGAAGTTTATGATGACCTGCCTGCTGGTGCTCATGGTGATTTTAGGCATTAACTCGGTACTGCTGCCGGGCGCAGGTGAAGGGCTCAAGTATTATCTCTATCCGGACTTTGGCCGTCTGATGGAACATGGATTAAAGGAAGTTATCTTTGCCGCTATGGGGCAGGCGTTCTTTACGCTGTCCATTGGTATGGGCTCCTTGGCTGTGTTTGGTTCTTATATCGGCAAGAGCAAGCGCCTTACGGGTGAAGCGGTCTGGATTATTATTCTCGATACGTTCGTGGCCATTATGGCGGGTTTGATTATTTTTCCGGCCTGCTTCAGCTATGGGGTAAGCCCGTCGAGCGGCCCGAACCTTTTGTTCGTGACACTGCCGAATGTATTTAACGCTATGCCGTTTGGGCGCATGTGGGGAACTTTGTTCTTCCTCTTTATGACCTTTGCGGCGATGTCTACGGTTATTGCGGTATTTGAAAATCTGGTTGTCTGTTTCTTTGACTTGCTGCATATCGACAGGCGCAAGATTATCTGCGCAGGCATTCCCCTCGTTATCCTGCTCTCTTTGCCCTGCGTATTGGGCTTTAACGAGTGGAGTTGGATTCAGCCTTTGGGCAAAGGCTCTGGTGTTCTGGATTTGGAAGACTTTTTGGTTTCCAACAATATCCTGCCTTTGGGGAGTCTTGTGTACATGGCGTTCTGTACCAGCCGTTATGGCTGGGGCTGGGATAACTTCATCAAGGAAGCGGATACCGGCCGCGGTATGGCTTTCCCGAAGTGGATTCGGTTCTATGTAACCTACATTCTGCCGCTTATCGTACTCGTTATTTTTGTGAACGGATATTACGCCTTGTTCTTTAGTAGGTAAATGGTGTATAATAAGCTGCAATTGAGCTTGTTACTTTGTTAAGATGGGAGTGAATGCCTGTGATAAAGTTTTCTAAAGTAGAGAAAACTTATGCCAGTCCGGCAGGGCCGGTACCGGCGTTAAAGGGCATTGATTTGGAAATAGCCAAGGGCGAGATTTTTGGCATTATTGGTCTGTCGGGGGCTGGTAAATCGACGCTTGTGCGGTGCATCAATATGTTGGAGCGGCCCACGGGCGGCAAGGTTATTGTTGATGGCCAGGATATGACGGCGCTTAGCGACAGTGAGCTGCGGGCGGCGCGCAAGGATATCGGCATGATTTTCCAGCATTTTAACCTCTTGTCCTCGGCTACGGTTTATGAAAACATCGCCTTTCCGCTGAAACTGGCGGGTAAATCCGACAGTGAAATCAAGGAAAAGGTTGAACCGCTCTTGAAGCTGGTTGGCTTGGAGGCAAAAGCGGGGCAGTACCCTTCGCAGCTTTCCGGCGGGCAGAAACAGCGTGTCGGCATTGCAAGGGCGCTGGCCAGTGAGCCGAAGGTGCTGCTCTGTGACGAGGCTACGAGTGCCCTTGACCCGCAGACCACCAAGGCAATCCTGGAGCTGATTCGCGATATCAACAAGAAGCTGCAGCTCACCGTGGTGGTCATCACCCATGAAATGCAGGTCATCAAGGATATCTGCGATAAGGTGGCTGTTATCGATAAGGGCGTTATTGCCGAGCAGGGAACGGTGCTTGAAGTATTCACCAATCCCCAGCAGCCCATCACCAAGGAATTTATCAGCGTTCTGCTGAGCAATGAACTGCCCGCGGCTTTCCGTGGCGGCAATATCAGTCAGGAACCGGCGGAAGATGCTTACCTGCTGCTCCGGCTGACCTTTATCGGCGAGTCGGCAGATGACCCGGTGATTGCCGATATGATTCGCAAATTCCCGGAAGTGGAAACCACGCTGCTGTTCGGCAATCTTGACCATATCAAGTACACGCCTTTTGGCCGCATGATTATCGGGCTCAAGGGGGAGACTGCACAGGTGCAGGCAGCCCTTGACTATTTCAAAACCCGTGAGCTGAAAGAGGAGGTGATTGGTTATGTCAAACGACATGATTCCACTTCTGACTAAGGCTTTGGGCGAAACCGTCTACATGGTAGCCGTTTCCATGGCCATCGCCTTAGCTTTGGGTATCCCTTTGGGCGTGCTGCTCTATGCTACGGATAAGGGACAGATTTTGGAGTCGCCGATGCTCAACAAGGTAATCGGTACGGTGGTCAACGCCATTCGCTCCATTCCGTTCATCATTTTGATGGTGGCCATTATCCCGCTGACCCGCTTGTTGGTCGGCTCGGCTATCGGTACGACGGCTGCCATGGTACCGCTGGTTATCGCCTCGATTCCCTTTATCGGGCGACAGGTGGAAACCAGCCTCAAGGAAGTGCCTTATGGCCTGATTGAGGCGGCATTGTCCATGGGGGCTACGCCCATGCAGATTATCAGCCGTGTGCTGCTGCCGGAATCCATGCCCAGCATTGTGGCGCAGCTGACAACGGTGGTTATCAGCCTTGTCGGTGAGTCGGCGATGGCAGGCGCTATCGGCGGCGGCGGCTTGGGTGATTTGGCCATCCGCTACGGTTATCAGCGTTTCCGTCCGGAAGTAATGATTGCCACGGTTATCATTCTGATTGTTCTCGTGCAGGCGGTACAGTTTGTAGGCAACACCATCGCCAAGCGCTTGGATAAAAAATAAGCATTTATTTATAAGGGAGGTACCTCTATGAAAAAAGTTTTAGCACTTATCGGTACATTGCTGATTGCGGCGATGGCCTTTGCTGGTTGTGGCAGTGAACAGGCAGCCAAGACGGACAGCAAGACCTTGAAGGTCGGCGCCACGGCTGTTCCGCATGCAGAGATTTTGGAAGTTGTAAAACCCTTGTTGGAGAAAGATGGCATCAAGCTGGAAATCGTGGAATTCAACGATTATGTACAGCCGAATCTGGCACTCAATGACAAGGAATTGGACGCCAACTTCTTCCAGCATGAACCGTATCTGGTGAACTTCATGGAAGAACATAAGGAAGTCAAGTTGAAAAATGCGTTTGGCGTGCATATCGAGCCCATGGGGGTATATTCCAAGAAGGTTAAAGACTTGAAGGAGCTCAAAGATGGCGCTGCTATTGCCATCCCGAACGACCCGACCAACGGCGGCCGTGCCCTGCTGCTATTGCAGAAGGCAGGCCTTATCACGCTGAAAGATGGCGTGAAGGAAAAGGCTACGGTGCAGGATGTAACGGGCAATCCGCATAACTTCAAGTTCCAGGAAGTAGAAGCTGCGCAGGTTCCGCGTACGCTCGATGATGTGGATGCTGCGGTTATCAATACCAACTACGCTATGCAGGTCAACCTCGTGCCGACCAAGGATGCGCTCTTTATGGAGGACAGCACTTCTCCTTATGTGAATATCATCGCAGTTCGCGAAGGGGATGAAAACCGTCCGGAGATTCAGGCGCTGATTAAGGTGCTCAAGAGCAAAGAAGTTAA
The Selenomonas ruminantium AC2024 DNA segment above includes these coding regions:
- a CDS encoding methionine ABC transporter ATP-binding protein, with the translated sequence MIKFSKVEKTYASPAGPVPALKGIDLEIAKGEIFGIIGLSGAGKSTLVRCINMLERPTGGKVIVDGQDMTALSDSELRAARKDIGMIFQHFNLLSSATVYENIAFPLKLAGKSDSEIKEKVEPLLKLVGLEAKAGQYPSQLSGGQKQRVGIARALASEPKVLLCDEATSALDPQTTKAILELIRDINKKLQLTVVVITHEMQVIKDICDKVAVIDKGVIAEQGTVLEVFTNPQQPITKEFISVLLSNELPAAFRGGNISQEPAEDAYLLLRLTFIGESADDPVIADMIRKFPEVETTLLFGNLDHIKYTPFGRMIIGLKGETAQVQAALDYFKTRELKEEVIGYVKRHDSTSD
- a CDS encoding methionine ABC transporter permease, whose amino-acid sequence is MSNDMIPLLTKALGETVYMVAVSMAIALALGIPLGVLLYATDKGQILESPMLNKVIGTVVNAIRSIPFIILMVAIIPLTRLLVGSAIGTTAAMVPLVIASIPFIGRQVETSLKEVPYGLIEAALSMGATPMQIISRVLLPESMPSIVAQLTTVVISLVGESAMAGAIGGGGLGDLAIRYGYQRFRPEVMIATVIILIVLVQAVQFVGNTIAKRLDKK
- a CDS encoding sodium-dependent transporter, which encodes MERSGFSTRLGFILVSAGCAIGLGNVWRFPYITGQYGGASFVLIYLLFLAILGLPIMVAEFAVGRASIRSAAMSFDVLEPKGTKWHWHKYTAIGGNMILMMFYTTVAGWMLYYLYKTATGAFDGLDAAGIGAVFGNLLQDPVTMGGYMMAIVVLCGGVCYLGVEAGVERITKFMMTCLLVLMVILGINSVLLPGAGEGLKYYLYPDFGRLMEHGLKEVIFAAMGQAFFTLSIGMGSLAVFGSYIGKSKRLTGEAVWIIILDTFVAIMAGLIIFPACFSYGVSPSSGPNLLFVTLPNVFNAMPFGRMWGTLFFLFMTFAAMSTVIAVFENLVVCFFDLLHIDRRKIICAGIPLVILLSLPCVLGFNEWSWIQPLGKGSGVLDLEDFLVSNNILPLGSLVYMAFCTSRYGWGWDNFIKEADTGRGMAFPKWIRFYVTYILPLIVLVIFVNGYYALFFSR
- a CDS encoding nucleotidyltransferase substrate binding protein, encoding MNNFFKALDNLKEIVGKEPPYDAITEAGTVSLFEICFEQAWKAMKERLEYHGYGERKLGSPNSIIKQG
- the serS gene encoding serine--tRNA ligase, with the protein product MLDIKFVREHLDEVKQMLKNRCNSLNLDDFSSLEQERRSLLQQTETLKAERNEVSKVISQMKKNKENADDKIAEMRAVGEKISALDAQLKDVEEKLRDILLHIPNMPKADVPIGKDDTENPEVRKWGTPKEFSFEPKAHWDIGTDLDILDADRAAKVTGARFMFYKGLGARLERACINFMMDLHATKHGYTEMLAPYIANKDSMTGTGQLPKFAEDMFKLEGMDYYLVPTAEVPTTNYHRDEILDGDKLPEYYSAYTACFRAEAGSAGRDTRGLIRQHQFNKVELIKFVKPETSWDELESMVDAAEDVLRILELPYHVVQLCTGDMSFTSAKTYDIEVWFPSQGKYREISSCSNCLDYQARRANIKFRRDAKSKPEFVHTLNGSGLAVGRTVAAILENYQQEDGSVIVPKALVPYMGGVEVIR
- a CDS encoding nucleotidyltransferase family protein yields the protein MDLPKHVHEGIIELAKKYKVKKVILFGSRARGDNWEWSDIDLAISGGNRTMFSLDVDEIVIVPTLLMYDVVDLDSACNEDLRAEIERDGVVLYEAV
- a CDS encoding MetQ/NlpA family ABC transporter substrate-binding protein, with the translated sequence MKKVLALIGTLLIAAMAFAGCGSEQAAKTDSKTLKVGATAVPHAEILEVVKPLLEKDGIKLEIVEFNDYVQPNLALNDKELDANFFQHEPYLVNFMEEHKEVKLKNAFGVHIEPMGVYSKKVKDLKELKDGAAIAIPNDPTNGGRALLLLQKAGLITLKDGVKEKATVQDVTGNPHNFKFQEVEAAQVPRTLDDVDAAVINTNYAMQVNLVPTKDALFMEDSTSPYVNIIAVREGDENRPEIQALIKVLKSKEVKDFITDKYKGAVVPAF